One Thunnus albacares chromosome 12, fThuAlb1.1, whole genome shotgun sequence genomic region harbors:
- the LOC122994257 gene encoding polyamine-transporting ATPase 13A3-like isoform X2: MKIREVKIINQGLEDEMEVWGYRPCLWKMILVGVGSVCSGGLLLLLLYWLPEWGVKGTCTHTSLRDAHTLLLRTTDEFKQWFRAKVHVMFAPGKTPFDSVDLQSMAHLPNGDGDHSVGAVDDEHHGKFAYSEPVQIHYFTHHSTKYYWNDVIHNFELYKGLEDVKVSCENVHSDHSAGLSKTLEDYRRLFFGENEIAVRVPSLFKLLIKEVLNPFYIFQLFSVILWSAEDYYYYATAIVFMSVISIATSLYTIKKQYVMLHDMVAAHSVVRVSVCRGDKDVEQAMSTELVPGDVIVIPGNGMIMPCDAVLVHGTCIVNESMLTGESVPVTKTSLPSSGEEAAMIYNMEEHKRHTLFCGTHVIQTRFYAGELVKAVVVRTGFSTEKGQLVRSILYPKPTDFKLYRDAYLFLLCLVGVAGIGFIYTIVLSIMNKVPAHTIIIESLDIITITVPPALPAAMTAGIVYAQRRLKQVGIFCISPQRINMCGQLNLVCFDKTGTLTEDGLDLWGIQRAEDGSFSPPESEAAKESLVNTTFVACMAACHSLTKIEGELSGDPLDLKMFSATGWILEEPTEEETALHNPIMPTVVRPPKQVVPEANQNNPLTQNLSCEIGIVRQFPFSSALQRMSVVVRRLGEKHMDAYLKGAPEIVASLCKQHTVPQSFTETLETYTRQGFRVIALAYRQLESKLSWHKVQSLGRDLIETNMEFLGLIIMQNKIKEETAGVLRDLRQANIRTLMVTGDNMLTAISVARDCGMIRPHEKVIIADAVPPKDFHPASITWHYTENPVQTVKDAQTVEISLEEGLYDEQLAQQDQSYHFAVSGRDFAVITEHFPQLVQKLVLRATVFARMAPDQKTQLVEVLQSIDYTVGMCGDGANDCGALKRAHSGISLSELEASVASPFTSSTSNISCVPNLIREGRAALITSFCVFKFMALYSIIQYLSVTLLYSILSNLGDFQFLFIDLTIILIVAFTMSLNPAWKELVCQRPPSSLISGPLLCSVLTQILTCMVFQVLAFLLVRQQSWYETWTPLSDACNVSSYSLPHRLNVTTSHDHKNIRNYENTTLFYVSSFQYLVVAIVFSKGKPFRQPSYKNWPFMLSSVSLYSFLFFIMLYPIPAIDSFLEIVCVPHDWRITLVIIIIMNAAVSFVLEILIVDIILWKLVFRDNRGVNQPVKSPPADTPQMANDRWGSACLSWLFCRKNKPPRVLYKLLALELQDDAEWPPRPSAVTYASAPQSHISAPL, encoded by the exons ATGAAGATCAGAGAGGTGAAGATCATCAACCAGGGCCTGGAGGATGAGATG gAGGTGTGGGGGTACCGGCCCTGTCTGTGGAAGATGATCCTGGTGGGTGTCGGCTCTGTTTGCTCCGGTggtctcctgctgctgctgctctactgGCTGCCCGAATGGGGCGTCAAAGgcacctgcacacacacctcGCTGAGggacgcacacacacttctgcTCAGGACCACG GATGAGTTCAAGCAGTGGTTTCGGGCCAAAGTACATGTGATGTTTGCTCCAGGGAAGACACCCTTCGACAGTGTGGATCTGCAGTCCATGGCTCACCTACCAAATGGAGATGGAGACCACAGCGTTGGTGCTGTAGATGACGAGCATCATGGGAAATTTGCATATAGTGAGCCTGTTCAG ATCCACTACTTCACCCACCACAGCACTAAATACTACTGGAATGATGTGATACACAACTTTGAATTGTACAA AGGCTTGGAGGATGTGAAGGTGAGCTGTGAAAACGTCCACTCCGACCACAGTGCCGGACTCTCTAAAACACTGGAGGACTACAG GAGGTTGTTTTTTGGGGAGAATGAGATCGCAGTAAGAGTGCCTTCTTTATTCAAGCTCCTCATAAAGGAG GTGTTGAATCCTTTCTACATCTTCCAGCTCTTCAGTGTTATTCTGTGGAGTGCGGAGGACTACTACTATTATGCTACAGCCATAGTTTTCATGTCTGTCATTTCAATAGCTACCTCACTGTATACAATTAAAAAG caaTATGTGATGCTACATGACATGGTGGCAGCGCACAGCGTGGTTCGTGTTTCAGTGTGCagaggagataaag ATGTTGAACAGGCCATGTCGACTGAGCTTGTGCCTGGTGATGTCATCGTTATTCCAGGGAATGGGATGATCATGCCCTGCGATGCCGTGCTCGTCCATGGAACCTGCATTGTCAACGAGAGCATGTTGACAG GGGAGAGTGTGCCGGTTACTAAGACCAGTCTGCCCAGTTCAGGCGAGGAGGCAGCCATGATCTACAATATGGAGGAGCACAAGAGACACACCCTGTTCTGTGGTACACACGTTATCCAGACCCGCTTCTACGCAGGTGAACTGGTGAAGGCTGTCGTGGTCAGAACAG GGTTTAGTACAGAGAAAGGCCAGCTTGTGCGCTCCATCCTCTACCCCAAACCCACAGACTTCAAACTGTACCGGGATGCTTATCTGTTCCTGCTGTGTCTGGTTGGGGTGGCAGGGATTGGCTTTATCTACACCATCGTCCTCAGTATCATGAACAAG GTTCCAGCTCACACTATCATCATTGAATCTCTGgacatcatcaccatcactgtGCCCCCTGCCTTACCGGCAGCCATGACAGCTGGTATTGTGTACGCGCAGCGGCGTCTGAAGCAAGTTGGCATCTTTTGCATCAGCCCTCAGAGGATCAACATGTGTGGTCAGCTTAACCTGGTTTGCTTTGACAAG ACTGGTACTCTCACAGAGGATGGTTTGGACTTGTGGGGTATTCAGAGAGCAGAAGATGGCAG CTTTTCTCCTCCGGAGTCTGAGGCAGCTAAAGAGAGTCTGGTGAACACTACATTTGTGGCCTGCATGGCCGCCTGCCACTCACTGACCAAGATAGAGGGTGAACTTTCTGGAGACCCTTTAGACCTCAAGATGTTCAGCGCCACCGGCTGG ATCCTGGAAGAGCccacagaagaagagactgCACTCCACAATCCCATAATGCCCACCGTTGTGCGACCTCCGAAGCAAGTCGTCCCTGAAGCCAATCAGAACAATCCACTAACTCAGAATCTG TCCTGTGAGATCGGTATTGTGCGCCAGTTCCCCTTCTCCTCAGCACTGCAGAGAATGAGTGTGGTGGTCAGGAGGCTGGGGGAAAAACACATGGATGCCTACCTGAAAGGGGCACCAGAGATTGTGGCCAGCCTCTGCAAACAGCACACAG TCCCGCAGAGTTTCACAGAAACTCTGGAGACCTACACCAGGCAGGGCTTCAGGGTTATTGCCCTGGCATATCGACAGCTGGAGTCCAAACTCTCTTGGCACAAAGTCCAGAGCCTTGGCAG GGACCTGATAGAGACCAACATGGAGTTCCTCGGCTTGATCATCATgcagaacaaaataaaagaagagactGCCGGGGTTTTACGTGACTTGCGACAAGCTAACATTCGCACCTTGATGGTTACAG gtGACAACATGTTGACGGCGATATCAGTGGCTCGAGACTGCGGGATGATACGTCCACATGAGAAAGTCATCATAGCAGATGCTGTGCCTCCAAAGGATTTCCACCCTGCCAGTATCACGTGGCATTACACTGAAAACCCTGTTCAGACTGTCAAGGACGCTCAG ACTGTGGAGATCAGTCTGGAGGAAGGGCTGTATGATGAGCAGCTGGCTCAGCAGGACCAAAGCTATCACTTCGCTGTGAGTGGCCGAGACTTTGCTGTCATCACTGAGCACTTCCCTCAACTAGTCCAGAAG CTCGTGCTTAGAGCCACCGTGTTCGCCCGAATGGCTCCTGACCAGAAGACTCAGCTGGTAGAAGTCCTGCAGAGCATCGA TTACACTGTTGGGATGTGTGGTGATGGTGCTAATGACTGTGGA gctCTGAAGAGAGCTCACAGTGGGATCTCTCTGTCTGAGCTGGAGGCCTCTGTAGCATctcccttcacctcctccacctcaaaCATCTCCTGTGTCCCAAACCTCATCAG GGAGGGTCGAGCTGCCCTCATTACATCATTCTGCGTGTTCAAGTTCATGGCTCTCTATAGCATCATCCAGTACCTCAGTGTCACGCTGCTCTACTCG ATTCTCAGCAACTTGGGAGACTTCCAGTTCCTCTTCATTGACCTTACCATCATTCTTATCGTTGCCTTTACAA tGAGTCTGAACCCGGCATGGAAGGAGCTGGTGTGCCAACGCCCCCCGTCCAGTCTCATCTCTGGCCCGCTGCTCTGCTCGGTTTTGACCCAGATCCTCACCTGCATGGTCTTCCAGGTCTTGGCTTTCCTCTTAGTACGACAGCAGAGCTGGTACGAGACATGGACGCCCCTCTCAGA TGCCTGTAATGTTTCCAGCTACAGTCTCCCTCACAGGCTCAATGTAACAACCTCTCACGACCACAAAAACATCAGGAACTACGAAAACACCACCCTGTTCTACGTCTCCTCCTTCCAGTACTTGGTTGTGGCCATCGTCTTCTCCAAAGGAAAGCCCTTCAGACAGCCCAGCTACAAAAACT GGCCGTTCATGCTGTCCAGCGTCAGTCTgtattcttttctcttctttatcATGCTGTATCCTATTCCTGCCATCGACAGCTTCCTGGAG ATTGTGTGTGTTCCTCATGACTGGCGCATTACACTGGTCATCATTATCATAATGAATGCGGCCGTGTCTTTCGTGCTGGAG ATTTTGATCGTTGACATCATCTTGTGGAAGCTAGTTTTCAGAGACAATCGGGGGGTAAATCAGCCCGTCAAGTCCCCCCCCGCTGACACACCTCAG ATGGCCAATGACCGCTGGGGCTCAGCCTGCCTCTCCTGGTTGTTCTGTAGGAAAAACAAGCCCCCCAGGGTCCTCTACAAGCTTCTGGCCCTGGAGCTGCAGGACGACGCTGAGTGGCCCCCCAGACCCTCCGCTGTCACCTATGCCAGCGCTCCTCAGTCCCACATCTCTGCCCCACTTTGA
- the LOC122994257 gene encoding polyamine-transporting ATPase 13A3-like isoform X3, whose protein sequence is MKIREVKIINQGLEDEMEVWGYRPCLWKMILVGVGSVCSGGLLLLLLYWLPEWGVKGTCTHTSLRDAHTLLLRTTDEFKQWFRAKVHVMFAPGKTPFDSVDLQSMAHLPNGDGDHSVGAVDDEHHGKFAYSEPVQIHYFTHHSTKYYWNDVIHNFELYKGLEDVKVSCENVHSDHSAGLSKTLEDYRRLFFGENEIAVRVPSLFKLLIKEVLNPFYIFQLFSVILWSAEDYYYYATAIVFMSVISIATSLYTIKKQYVMLHDMVAAHSVVRVSVCRGDKDVEQAMSTELVPGDVIVIPGNGMIMPCDAVLVHGTCIVNESMLTGESVPVTKTSLPSSGEEAAMIYNMEEHKRHTLFCGTHVIQTRFYAGELVKAVVVRTGFSTEKGQLVRSILYPKPTDFKLYRDAYLFLLCLVGVAGIGFIYTIVLSIMNKVPAHTIIIESLDIITITVPPALPAAMTAGIVYAQRRLKQVGIFCISPQRINMCGQLNLVCFDKTGTLTEDGLDLWGIQRAEDGSFSPPESEAAKESLVNTTFVACMAACHSLTKIEGELSGDPLDLKMFSATGWILEEPTEEETALHNPIMPTVVRPPKQVVPEANQNNPLTQNLELSELSSCEIGIVRQFPFSSALQRMSVVVRRLGEKHMDAYLKGAPEIVASLCKQHTVPQSFTETLETYTRQGFRVIALAYRQLESKLSWHKVQSLGRDLIETNMEFLGLIIMQNKIKEETAGVLRDLRQANIRTLMVTGDNMLTAISVARDCGMIRPHEKVIIADAVPPKDFHPASITWHYTENPVQTVKDAQTVEISLEEGLYDEQLAQQDQSYHFAVSGRDFAVITEHFPQLVQKLVLRATVFARMAPDQKTQLVEVLQSIDYTVGMCGDGANDCGALKRAHSGISLSELEASVASPFTSSTSNISCVPNLIREGRAALITSFCVFKFMALYSIIQYLSVTLLYSILSNLGDFQFLFIDLTIILIVAFTMSLNPAWKELVCQRPPSSLISGPLLCSVLTQILTCMVFQVLAFLLVRQQSWYETWTPLSDACNVSSYSLPHRLNVTTSHDHKNIRNYENTTLFYVSSFQYLVVAIVFSKGKPFRQPSYKNWPFMLSSVSLYSFLFFIMLYPIPAIDSFLEIVCVPHDWRITLVIIIIMNAAVSFVLEMANDRWGSACLSWLFCRKNKPPRVLYKLLALELQDDAEWPPRPSAVTYASAPQSHISAPL, encoded by the exons ATGAAGATCAGAGAGGTGAAGATCATCAACCAGGGCCTGGAGGATGAGATG gAGGTGTGGGGGTACCGGCCCTGTCTGTGGAAGATGATCCTGGTGGGTGTCGGCTCTGTTTGCTCCGGTggtctcctgctgctgctgctctactgGCTGCCCGAATGGGGCGTCAAAGgcacctgcacacacacctcGCTGAGggacgcacacacacttctgcTCAGGACCACG GATGAGTTCAAGCAGTGGTTTCGGGCCAAAGTACATGTGATGTTTGCTCCAGGGAAGACACCCTTCGACAGTGTGGATCTGCAGTCCATGGCTCACCTACCAAATGGAGATGGAGACCACAGCGTTGGTGCTGTAGATGACGAGCATCATGGGAAATTTGCATATAGTGAGCCTGTTCAG ATCCACTACTTCACCCACCACAGCACTAAATACTACTGGAATGATGTGATACACAACTTTGAATTGTACAA AGGCTTGGAGGATGTGAAGGTGAGCTGTGAAAACGTCCACTCCGACCACAGTGCCGGACTCTCTAAAACACTGGAGGACTACAG GAGGTTGTTTTTTGGGGAGAATGAGATCGCAGTAAGAGTGCCTTCTTTATTCAAGCTCCTCATAAAGGAG GTGTTGAATCCTTTCTACATCTTCCAGCTCTTCAGTGTTATTCTGTGGAGTGCGGAGGACTACTACTATTATGCTACAGCCATAGTTTTCATGTCTGTCATTTCAATAGCTACCTCACTGTATACAATTAAAAAG caaTATGTGATGCTACATGACATGGTGGCAGCGCACAGCGTGGTTCGTGTTTCAGTGTGCagaggagataaag ATGTTGAACAGGCCATGTCGACTGAGCTTGTGCCTGGTGATGTCATCGTTATTCCAGGGAATGGGATGATCATGCCCTGCGATGCCGTGCTCGTCCATGGAACCTGCATTGTCAACGAGAGCATGTTGACAG GGGAGAGTGTGCCGGTTACTAAGACCAGTCTGCCCAGTTCAGGCGAGGAGGCAGCCATGATCTACAATATGGAGGAGCACAAGAGACACACCCTGTTCTGTGGTACACACGTTATCCAGACCCGCTTCTACGCAGGTGAACTGGTGAAGGCTGTCGTGGTCAGAACAG GGTTTAGTACAGAGAAAGGCCAGCTTGTGCGCTCCATCCTCTACCCCAAACCCACAGACTTCAAACTGTACCGGGATGCTTATCTGTTCCTGCTGTGTCTGGTTGGGGTGGCAGGGATTGGCTTTATCTACACCATCGTCCTCAGTATCATGAACAAG GTTCCAGCTCACACTATCATCATTGAATCTCTGgacatcatcaccatcactgtGCCCCCTGCCTTACCGGCAGCCATGACAGCTGGTATTGTGTACGCGCAGCGGCGTCTGAAGCAAGTTGGCATCTTTTGCATCAGCCCTCAGAGGATCAACATGTGTGGTCAGCTTAACCTGGTTTGCTTTGACAAG ACTGGTACTCTCACAGAGGATGGTTTGGACTTGTGGGGTATTCAGAGAGCAGAAGATGGCAG CTTTTCTCCTCCGGAGTCTGAGGCAGCTAAAGAGAGTCTGGTGAACACTACATTTGTGGCCTGCATGGCCGCCTGCCACTCACTGACCAAGATAGAGGGTGAACTTTCTGGAGACCCTTTAGACCTCAAGATGTTCAGCGCCACCGGCTGG ATCCTGGAAGAGCccacagaagaagagactgCACTCCACAATCCCATAATGCCCACCGTTGTGCGACCTCCGAAGCAAGTCGTCCCTGAAGCCAATCAGAACAATCCACTAACTCAGAATCTG GAGCTGTCTGAGTTATCA TCCTGTGAGATCGGTATTGTGCGCCAGTTCCCCTTCTCCTCAGCACTGCAGAGAATGAGTGTGGTGGTCAGGAGGCTGGGGGAAAAACACATGGATGCCTACCTGAAAGGGGCACCAGAGATTGTGGCCAGCCTCTGCAAACAGCACACAG TCCCGCAGAGTTTCACAGAAACTCTGGAGACCTACACCAGGCAGGGCTTCAGGGTTATTGCCCTGGCATATCGACAGCTGGAGTCCAAACTCTCTTGGCACAAAGTCCAGAGCCTTGGCAG GGACCTGATAGAGACCAACATGGAGTTCCTCGGCTTGATCATCATgcagaacaaaataaaagaagagactGCCGGGGTTTTACGTGACTTGCGACAAGCTAACATTCGCACCTTGATGGTTACAG gtGACAACATGTTGACGGCGATATCAGTGGCTCGAGACTGCGGGATGATACGTCCACATGAGAAAGTCATCATAGCAGATGCTGTGCCTCCAAAGGATTTCCACCCTGCCAGTATCACGTGGCATTACACTGAAAACCCTGTTCAGACTGTCAAGGACGCTCAG ACTGTGGAGATCAGTCTGGAGGAAGGGCTGTATGATGAGCAGCTGGCTCAGCAGGACCAAAGCTATCACTTCGCTGTGAGTGGCCGAGACTTTGCTGTCATCACTGAGCACTTCCCTCAACTAGTCCAGAAG CTCGTGCTTAGAGCCACCGTGTTCGCCCGAATGGCTCCTGACCAGAAGACTCAGCTGGTAGAAGTCCTGCAGAGCATCGA TTACACTGTTGGGATGTGTGGTGATGGTGCTAATGACTGTGGA gctCTGAAGAGAGCTCACAGTGGGATCTCTCTGTCTGAGCTGGAGGCCTCTGTAGCATctcccttcacctcctccacctcaaaCATCTCCTGTGTCCCAAACCTCATCAG GGAGGGTCGAGCTGCCCTCATTACATCATTCTGCGTGTTCAAGTTCATGGCTCTCTATAGCATCATCCAGTACCTCAGTGTCACGCTGCTCTACTCG ATTCTCAGCAACTTGGGAGACTTCCAGTTCCTCTTCATTGACCTTACCATCATTCTTATCGTTGCCTTTACAA tGAGTCTGAACCCGGCATGGAAGGAGCTGGTGTGCCAACGCCCCCCGTCCAGTCTCATCTCTGGCCCGCTGCTCTGCTCGGTTTTGACCCAGATCCTCACCTGCATGGTCTTCCAGGTCTTGGCTTTCCTCTTAGTACGACAGCAGAGCTGGTACGAGACATGGACGCCCCTCTCAGA TGCCTGTAATGTTTCCAGCTACAGTCTCCCTCACAGGCTCAATGTAACAACCTCTCACGACCACAAAAACATCAGGAACTACGAAAACACCACCCTGTTCTACGTCTCCTCCTTCCAGTACTTGGTTGTGGCCATCGTCTTCTCCAAAGGAAAGCCCTTCAGACAGCCCAGCTACAAAAACT GGCCGTTCATGCTGTCCAGCGTCAGTCTgtattcttttctcttctttatcATGCTGTATCCTATTCCTGCCATCGACAGCTTCCTGGAG ATTGTGTGTGTTCCTCATGACTGGCGCATTACACTGGTCATCATTATCATAATGAATGCGGCCGTGTCTTTCGTGCTGGAG ATGGCCAATGACCGCTGGGGCTCAGCCTGCCTCTCCTGGTTGTTCTGTAGGAAAAACAAGCCCCCCAGGGTCCTCTACAAGCTTCTGGCCCTGGAGCTGCAGGACGACGCTGAGTGGCCCCCCAGACCCTCCGCTGTCACCTATGCCAGCGCTCCTCAGTCCCACATCTCTGCCCCACTTTGA
- the LOC122994257 gene encoding polyamine-transporting ATPase 13A3-like isoform X1, which produces MKIREVKIINQGLEDEMEVWGYRPCLWKMILVGVGSVCSGGLLLLLLYWLPEWGVKGTCTHTSLRDAHTLLLRTTDEFKQWFRAKVHVMFAPGKTPFDSVDLQSMAHLPNGDGDHSVGAVDDEHHGKFAYSEPVQIHYFTHHSTKYYWNDVIHNFELYKGLEDVKVSCENVHSDHSAGLSKTLEDYRRLFFGENEIAVRVPSLFKLLIKEVLNPFYIFQLFSVILWSAEDYYYYATAIVFMSVISIATSLYTIKKQYVMLHDMVAAHSVVRVSVCRGDKDVEQAMSTELVPGDVIVIPGNGMIMPCDAVLVHGTCIVNESMLTGESVPVTKTSLPSSGEEAAMIYNMEEHKRHTLFCGTHVIQTRFYAGELVKAVVVRTGFSTEKGQLVRSILYPKPTDFKLYRDAYLFLLCLVGVAGIGFIYTIVLSIMNKVPAHTIIIESLDIITITVPPALPAAMTAGIVYAQRRLKQVGIFCISPQRINMCGQLNLVCFDKTGTLTEDGLDLWGIQRAEDGSFSPPESEAAKESLVNTTFVACMAACHSLTKIEGELSGDPLDLKMFSATGWILEEPTEEETALHNPIMPTVVRPPKQVVPEANQNNPLTQNLELSELSSCEIGIVRQFPFSSALQRMSVVVRRLGEKHMDAYLKGAPEIVASLCKQHTVPQSFTETLETYTRQGFRVIALAYRQLESKLSWHKVQSLGRDLIETNMEFLGLIIMQNKIKEETAGVLRDLRQANIRTLMVTGDNMLTAISVARDCGMIRPHEKVIIADAVPPKDFHPASITWHYTENPVQTVKDAQTVEISLEEGLYDEQLAQQDQSYHFAVSGRDFAVITEHFPQLVQKLVLRATVFARMAPDQKTQLVEVLQSIDYTVGMCGDGANDCGALKRAHSGISLSELEASVASPFTSSTSNISCVPNLIREGRAALITSFCVFKFMALYSIIQYLSVTLLYSILSNLGDFQFLFIDLTIILIVAFTMSLNPAWKELVCQRPPSSLISGPLLCSVLTQILTCMVFQVLAFLLVRQQSWYETWTPLSDACNVSSYSLPHRLNVTTSHDHKNIRNYENTTLFYVSSFQYLVVAIVFSKGKPFRQPSYKNWPFMLSSVSLYSFLFFIMLYPIPAIDSFLEIVCVPHDWRITLVIIIIMNAAVSFVLEILIVDIILWKLVFRDNRGVNQPVKSPPADTPQMANDRWGSACLSWLFCRKNKPPRVLYKLLALELQDDAEWPPRPSAVTYASAPQSHISAPL; this is translated from the exons ATGAAGATCAGAGAGGTGAAGATCATCAACCAGGGCCTGGAGGATGAGATG gAGGTGTGGGGGTACCGGCCCTGTCTGTGGAAGATGATCCTGGTGGGTGTCGGCTCTGTTTGCTCCGGTggtctcctgctgctgctgctctactgGCTGCCCGAATGGGGCGTCAAAGgcacctgcacacacacctcGCTGAGggacgcacacacacttctgcTCAGGACCACG GATGAGTTCAAGCAGTGGTTTCGGGCCAAAGTACATGTGATGTTTGCTCCAGGGAAGACACCCTTCGACAGTGTGGATCTGCAGTCCATGGCTCACCTACCAAATGGAGATGGAGACCACAGCGTTGGTGCTGTAGATGACGAGCATCATGGGAAATTTGCATATAGTGAGCCTGTTCAG ATCCACTACTTCACCCACCACAGCACTAAATACTACTGGAATGATGTGATACACAACTTTGAATTGTACAA AGGCTTGGAGGATGTGAAGGTGAGCTGTGAAAACGTCCACTCCGACCACAGTGCCGGACTCTCTAAAACACTGGAGGACTACAG GAGGTTGTTTTTTGGGGAGAATGAGATCGCAGTAAGAGTGCCTTCTTTATTCAAGCTCCTCATAAAGGAG GTGTTGAATCCTTTCTACATCTTCCAGCTCTTCAGTGTTATTCTGTGGAGTGCGGAGGACTACTACTATTATGCTACAGCCATAGTTTTCATGTCTGTCATTTCAATAGCTACCTCACTGTATACAATTAAAAAG caaTATGTGATGCTACATGACATGGTGGCAGCGCACAGCGTGGTTCGTGTTTCAGTGTGCagaggagataaag ATGTTGAACAGGCCATGTCGACTGAGCTTGTGCCTGGTGATGTCATCGTTATTCCAGGGAATGGGATGATCATGCCCTGCGATGCCGTGCTCGTCCATGGAACCTGCATTGTCAACGAGAGCATGTTGACAG GGGAGAGTGTGCCGGTTACTAAGACCAGTCTGCCCAGTTCAGGCGAGGAGGCAGCCATGATCTACAATATGGAGGAGCACAAGAGACACACCCTGTTCTGTGGTACACACGTTATCCAGACCCGCTTCTACGCAGGTGAACTGGTGAAGGCTGTCGTGGTCAGAACAG GGTTTAGTACAGAGAAAGGCCAGCTTGTGCGCTCCATCCTCTACCCCAAACCCACAGACTTCAAACTGTACCGGGATGCTTATCTGTTCCTGCTGTGTCTGGTTGGGGTGGCAGGGATTGGCTTTATCTACACCATCGTCCTCAGTATCATGAACAAG GTTCCAGCTCACACTATCATCATTGAATCTCTGgacatcatcaccatcactgtGCCCCCTGCCTTACCGGCAGCCATGACAGCTGGTATTGTGTACGCGCAGCGGCGTCTGAAGCAAGTTGGCATCTTTTGCATCAGCCCTCAGAGGATCAACATGTGTGGTCAGCTTAACCTGGTTTGCTTTGACAAG ACTGGTACTCTCACAGAGGATGGTTTGGACTTGTGGGGTATTCAGAGAGCAGAAGATGGCAG CTTTTCTCCTCCGGAGTCTGAGGCAGCTAAAGAGAGTCTGGTGAACACTACATTTGTGGCCTGCATGGCCGCCTGCCACTCACTGACCAAGATAGAGGGTGAACTTTCTGGAGACCCTTTAGACCTCAAGATGTTCAGCGCCACCGGCTGG ATCCTGGAAGAGCccacagaagaagagactgCACTCCACAATCCCATAATGCCCACCGTTGTGCGACCTCCGAAGCAAGTCGTCCCTGAAGCCAATCAGAACAATCCACTAACTCAGAATCTG GAGCTGTCTGAGTTATCA TCCTGTGAGATCGGTATTGTGCGCCAGTTCCCCTTCTCCTCAGCACTGCAGAGAATGAGTGTGGTGGTCAGGAGGCTGGGGGAAAAACACATGGATGCCTACCTGAAAGGGGCACCAGAGATTGTGGCCAGCCTCTGCAAACAGCACACAG TCCCGCAGAGTTTCACAGAAACTCTGGAGACCTACACCAGGCAGGGCTTCAGGGTTATTGCCCTGGCATATCGACAGCTGGAGTCCAAACTCTCTTGGCACAAAGTCCAGAGCCTTGGCAG GGACCTGATAGAGACCAACATGGAGTTCCTCGGCTTGATCATCATgcagaacaaaataaaagaagagactGCCGGGGTTTTACGTGACTTGCGACAAGCTAACATTCGCACCTTGATGGTTACAG gtGACAACATGTTGACGGCGATATCAGTGGCTCGAGACTGCGGGATGATACGTCCACATGAGAAAGTCATCATAGCAGATGCTGTGCCTCCAAAGGATTTCCACCCTGCCAGTATCACGTGGCATTACACTGAAAACCCTGTTCAGACTGTCAAGGACGCTCAG ACTGTGGAGATCAGTCTGGAGGAAGGGCTGTATGATGAGCAGCTGGCTCAGCAGGACCAAAGCTATCACTTCGCTGTGAGTGGCCGAGACTTTGCTGTCATCACTGAGCACTTCCCTCAACTAGTCCAGAAG CTCGTGCTTAGAGCCACCGTGTTCGCCCGAATGGCTCCTGACCAGAAGACTCAGCTGGTAGAAGTCCTGCAGAGCATCGA TTACACTGTTGGGATGTGTGGTGATGGTGCTAATGACTGTGGA gctCTGAAGAGAGCTCACAGTGGGATCTCTCTGTCTGAGCTGGAGGCCTCTGTAGCATctcccttcacctcctccacctcaaaCATCTCCTGTGTCCCAAACCTCATCAG GGAGGGTCGAGCTGCCCTCATTACATCATTCTGCGTGTTCAAGTTCATGGCTCTCTATAGCATCATCCAGTACCTCAGTGTCACGCTGCTCTACTCG ATTCTCAGCAACTTGGGAGACTTCCAGTTCCTCTTCATTGACCTTACCATCATTCTTATCGTTGCCTTTACAA tGAGTCTGAACCCGGCATGGAAGGAGCTGGTGTGCCAACGCCCCCCGTCCAGTCTCATCTCTGGCCCGCTGCTCTGCTCGGTTTTGACCCAGATCCTCACCTGCATGGTCTTCCAGGTCTTGGCTTTCCTCTTAGTACGACAGCAGAGCTGGTACGAGACATGGACGCCCCTCTCAGA TGCCTGTAATGTTTCCAGCTACAGTCTCCCTCACAGGCTCAATGTAACAACCTCTCACGACCACAAAAACATCAGGAACTACGAAAACACCACCCTGTTCTACGTCTCCTCCTTCCAGTACTTGGTTGTGGCCATCGTCTTCTCCAAAGGAAAGCCCTTCAGACAGCCCAGCTACAAAAACT GGCCGTTCATGCTGTCCAGCGTCAGTCTgtattcttttctcttctttatcATGCTGTATCCTATTCCTGCCATCGACAGCTTCCTGGAG ATTGTGTGTGTTCCTCATGACTGGCGCATTACACTGGTCATCATTATCATAATGAATGCGGCCGTGTCTTTCGTGCTGGAG ATTTTGATCGTTGACATCATCTTGTGGAAGCTAGTTTTCAGAGACAATCGGGGGGTAAATCAGCCCGTCAAGTCCCCCCCCGCTGACACACCTCAG ATGGCCAATGACCGCTGGGGCTCAGCCTGCCTCTCCTGGTTGTTCTGTAGGAAAAACAAGCCCCCCAGGGTCCTCTACAAGCTTCTGGCCCTGGAGCTGCAGGACGACGCTGAGTGGCCCCCCAGACCCTCCGCTGTCACCTATGCCAGCGCTCCTCAGTCCCACATCTCTGCCCCACTTTGA